One genomic segment of Chitinophaga sancti includes these proteins:
- a CDS encoding YtxH domain-containing protein: MASNGSKAVVSFIVGAAVGVAVGYFLNSDKKDEIVDKLKYQADKLKDKLKKKKEQYEDALENELA; this comes from the coding sequence ATGGCAAGCAACGGATCAAAAGCAGTTGTATCATTCATTGTTGGCGCAGCAGTAGGTGTTGCGGTTGGTTATTTTCTGAATTCTGACAAGAAAGATGAAATAGTAGACAAGCTGAAATATCAGGCAGACAAACTGAAAGATAAACTGAAGAAGAAAAAGGAGCAATATGAGGATGCCCTTGAAAATGAGCTGGCTTAA
- a CDS encoding SPASM domain-containing protein, protein MPDFNWNDSLNLLSKFTLRRGWNAGKVLSSYFVSKWSRKPVQWGLPISVSFEPTTSCNLRCPECPSGLRAFTRPTGMLNQDFFKKTIDEISKDLFYLIFYFQGEPYLNTGFLDMVKYATSKGLYTATSTNAHYLTDENARKTVESGLDRLIISIDGTTQDVYTQYRVGGNLEKVIQGAKNIVKWKKELNSKKPFVFFQFLVVKPNEHQIEDIKLLAKEIGVDQVRFKTAQVYDYEEGNRLIPTIDKFSRYKRNEDGTYKIKNKMGNHCWRLWHAPVITWDGLVVPCCFDKDAQHKLGDLKQQTMKELWHNEKYVGFRTQLMKGRANIDICANCSEGTKVWG, encoded by the coding sequence ATGCCGGATTTTAATTGGAATGATTCGTTGAACCTGCTTTCTAAGTTTACCCTGCGTCGTGGTTGGAATGCTGGAAAAGTACTGAGCAGTTATTTTGTGAGTAAATGGTCTCGGAAACCAGTACAATGGGGCTTACCAATCTCCGTTTCCTTCGAACCAACTACTTCCTGTAACCTTCGTTGCCCGGAATGTCCCAGTGGCTTACGTGCTTTTACCCGTCCTACAGGGATGCTGAATCAGGATTTTTTCAAAAAAACGATTGATGAGATCTCCAAAGATCTCTTCTACCTTATATTTTATTTTCAGGGAGAACCATACCTGAATACAGGATTTCTGGACATGGTAAAATATGCCACCAGCAAAGGTTTGTATACAGCTACCTCCACGAACGCTCACTACCTCACGGACGAAAACGCCCGCAAAACGGTAGAAAGTGGTCTGGACCGCCTGATCATATCTATAGATGGTACCACACAGGATGTATATACCCAATACCGCGTAGGCGGTAACCTGGAAAAGGTAATTCAGGGGGCTAAAAATATCGTGAAGTGGAAAAAAGAACTAAATTCTAAAAAGCCGTTTGTATTCTTCCAGTTCCTCGTTGTAAAACCTAACGAGCACCAGATTGAGGATATCAAATTGCTGGCAAAGGAAATAGGTGTGGACCAGGTTCGCTTCAAGACAGCGCAAGTGTATGATTATGAGGAAGGAAACCGATTGATTCCTACTATTGATAAATTTAGCCGTTACAAGCGCAACGAAGATGGTACCTATAAGATCAAGAATAAAATGGGGAATCATTGCTGGCGCCTGTGGCATGCACCTGTTATCACCTGGGATGGTCTGGTAGTACCTTGTTGTTTTGACAAGGACGCCCAGCATAAACTGGGCGATTTGAAGCAACAGACCATGAAGGAACTGTGGCACAATGAAAAGTATGTTGGTTTCCGCACTCAATTGATGAAGGGCCGGGCCAATATCGATATTTGTGCAAACTGTAGCGAAGGTACCAAAGTATGGGGCTAA